The Brassica napus cultivar Da-Ae chromosome C7, Da-Ae, whole genome shotgun sequence genomic interval CTTCTTCCCATTCTGGCAGCTCTTCTAGCAAGTGACATGGATCAGTAAGCCTTAACAGAGTTGAATCTTTACGAACATAGATACAATACATTTGCGGTTTGCGTTCTAAcgatacaatattttatatttaggcATTTGAACGTTTCCCTGGATTTGCTGCTTAAGCTGGTTAGAATGTACGGGTCACCAATTTACTCATCACTGTCCGCTCCAGCATCTGTTGGTGTGGATATCGAAGCCGAGCAAAGGTTGGCTTGGTTTTTAAACCTTATCTCTGCCATCATGTATCTTAATATCGATAGCATACTCTCATGGAAACATGTTTGACTGCTATGTAGGATTGAGCGCTACAGTCGTTGCTTTGTGGAGCTAGAGAAAGTTAAAGCCTGCCTTCCCTCGCTGTCAAGGTAAAAAACCTCATAATCTAGTGAAACGTGAAGGTTTCATAGTTTTCTCATTAATGATGATGTAACCATCTATGTTGGGCTTTGTGTAGAAGAGGAGGTTTGGTGGCCAAGTCTGTGCTTGAACTCAACTTAGCATTTCAGGAAGTTTCATCATAATCACTCCGAACTCCAGAAAAGCACAGAGCAAAGCCCATCTTCTTAGTGGCATCGTCCCAAGTCCtgtgcttgtttttttttaaatgtggaTTTGGTTCCAAAGGGGagtctaacaaaaaaaaaaactaaagctgATGCTACTCTCTTACTAAGTTAACCAAAAGAGTTTGGAAGGCTATAGATTCACTCCCGAGTTGGCTGCTTCCGGTGGCCACTCCATGACTTTTTATCACCCAGTTACTAATCTTTGTCTTTGCTTTGGGGAAGTGTATTGCTCTAACTATGGTGTGTGTAGAGAGAGCCGTATGGGCTGTGTATTGCTCTCCTAGTTCTTATATGAATACTAAAAATATCTGCTCTTTAGAAATAGACATGTTCAGTGTTCTTCTCTCAACTCagcaatagatttttttttttaatggtttctTGGATTTGATCTACTGTCATCAATCATATGTTCTACGTTCTTAATTTATGAGCCTGCCATCAGTTTGTGACCAATCAAAGGGATTTAATTCAAATCCTAAATGAGTGACTAAAACTTCTTCAATTTTGAAGAGAGAGTTCTTAACTATAACCACCATTAATGCAATCTGTTACATTTGATGATCACCGAGAAATATTTTACTGCAATTATTTAAAACTAAGGTAGGTAAAGAGGCCAAATAAAAATGTACAACATCTATagataagatgaagaagaaagaataaCTTATGGAAACTTAAAAGacataataaaacaaaacatggaAGAGAAAGGACAGACTCTAGAAACTGCAATGAACCAAACAGACTAGAGATTACTTGAGGAAACGAAATTGCCAAAACGATGTAACGGAATTGTCACCAACTacctaataaaaacaaaacaatttatttcaacatttttttttgttctgatatagttttagaaaaaatgGAGAAAATGAAAATGACAGTGAAGAGTAGTAGCAAATCCCATGCCTCTGCTCTGAGCTACGTTAAGAGACAACGACCATACAGTCTTTTTTTTGCTGTACAACTTACTCTTCTTCACATTCTAAAGATCCTCCCCTTATTTTCCGAGGCCAAAACTGGTCACTTTCTTTTGTCTCTTTTGTAGATTTAGATTCTCTTCTTGGATCTTTATTCTTATATATCGACCAGAAAATCTAAGCTTGGTTAATTATCTCGAATGTACTTCTCTTGATTATTAACACATACGATTGGTGAGACCAAAACTACATCCATTTAATTAGTCTTTCTTTGGGTCAAGACGTAAATTATCTTTACCGGCGACTCAAGATGCATGTATATGTGTAATGGATGGATGAAGTAGATGTGTAATGACTCAAGGTTTACATTATGGCGAACACTCTTATATGTCAATAATAAACTCCCACCTTTGCTACAGTGTCTGGTGAAACTGTATAGTCTAAGCAATAAAACATATGCATGTGATGATGCCAACAAATTAATCACATGATATGTAGCCATGAAGTAAATattgaagaaaacaaaattcgAACAAAAAAGTCacaaattaattaacaaaaactaaacaatgtaatataacaaaaaaaaaatcgaaaatttaAATGCAAAACAACAATTTGTAATCTCAGGTTAATTATGTGAGAGTCGGTTGGTtaaaaagtatataactatAGTGTTTTTAGATATCAAGAGAGTATTGTAGTCTGAGATGGTTGTGCAGCTGATAATAAATAGTTGGTCTGGTCGCATGGAACTATTTAACTACAAGCAAATTTTACCCACTCTTCTATATGATTGCCTACTTCTTATCGCCGATTTTTAACTACAAGCAAATTTTACCCACTCTTCTATATGATTGCCTACTTCTTATCGCCGATTTTTACTGTTTGGTGGATTACTGTTAGAcggttaaaaaataaatacaaacatCAGAAgattatttatagataaaaggTGTACACGTGTAAAtgtataatcaaaatatatctaaaattaaaaattgagaGGTCAACATCAATGCTTCTCCTTGGTACAACTCTACAAACAAAGACAGAGATACTGCTTTTATAAGTAGTCTTCCTTCTCCACAACTGACTTTATTCACTTCACACTCTTTTAGCTTtgcagctctctctctctctctctctcatttctcaCTTTCTACCAAAAAGGAGGAAAGCAGAAGAAAAATGGGATGCATAATGGTAATGGAGCTagggaagaaggagaagaagctaaTGAGAAGTATTTTATGGAGAATCAGAAGAGAGattaagaagatgaagaagaagatgaaatccCCAAGAGACAAGAACAAGAAGCAGACAAGTTTCAACTACGATCCTCTTAGCTATTCTCTTAACTTTGATTCTCTTTAAACCTAAAATATGTCTTGTTGCTgtttgtttatttcaaaatcaGTTTGTGCGATATAATGTATGTTTCTAATGCCATGTCTGTTGTCTATGCTACTATGTATTAGCCTATCGGGTTATTATTAACAGCTTTTTAAGTTGATTATCTTCCACAAAGCTAATATTTAACGTGAGATATCACTAATATCTATCgttttaaaaagaagaaaatagttTTGTAGTTTGAATTTAGTTATAGTTCTATAAAATCTTCTTTCTTGCAGATAGAGGTAAAAAGTTAGTCTATAATCTCCCAATGATATCATACACTGTAGAAAAcacagaagagagagagagagagagagactacaACTAATCACCTATCTAATCATTTTGACGCAAGATTCTTTTAATCAgtagataatatatattatatactgtGAAAATGAAGAGAAAGTTAAGATGATGAAACCTTTAGATATTCCGCAAACCCAATCAtaacttggatttataaatttttactaTAATCGGCTTCCTAGTCTTAAGTATttaaatgtgtatatatttgttttactaTAAAGTCTTAAAACTAtacacaaaaagaaaaggaagattTGAAAGATGGAGAGAGAAGGATGTGAGATTCTCTGAGAGGAGGGGCACAGGAAGCAAGAAGTGAGTGAGGGTAAATTCACCTTCCCAtcaccctaaaaccctaaaagtCTTTTCAGCTCTGCAACACCCCCACATGcctatatctctctctctctattcccTAGCCTTTCTGAATCTCTTAACTTTTACCGTTAGGCACCCACTGTCCCGTAATTTTACTATTATCTTAATCACAATTACTTTGGATGAGTCCTTGCATAAAAAAAACTCTTCCATCTGAAGTGTATTCGGGGTCTTTCGCCTGAACATGCAAGGCATCAGATGAAAATTATATTCCtctctatatattttcttgGGAGTTAACTTATATACACTTTATATTGGGCCGGAccattattttgtttcatgctaATTAGTCAAGGACCATTTGAATATACTTTATTAATGGGCATACTGGAATATCTAGCTATAAATGGGCCATACGGCCCAAATAACTTAAACcgaaaaaccctaataaataaacaaagaaatCGAGGCCGCGAAGATACGGGGATGATAGGTGTTGGCTGAGTGTGAATGCTCTACACAGTCTCTAGAGCAATAAAATCAAAGTAATCAGgctttattaataaaaactaaagttagagcctaaaatatttaaaagaaaatataatggaTCTAGAAATCAATTTTTCTACAATGCTTTTAAACCtacaacaataaaatttaaagttaaagcCACAAAATCTACCGCTTAAATCTTAAAGCAAACAACCGAAAGCTACAGCCTCTACCAATCAAACCCGTACTCACATCGGACGACAGCAGAAAGCGAATCTAGACCGTTTATTATCATCGCGTATGCAAAACGAACGGTGGATTAGATCAACAgctaataaaaaaaggaaatcgCGGGAGTATATAAGCGCCACAAAACAAGTTTCGTTTCTGAAACTTTCTCATCGATTCGATTCCTCGGAGAGATTTGTTATCCTAACTTCCGATCGAGATAAGAAAGAGATGACCAACAGCAACAACACCTTACTTCGCCCCAAATTCGTCAGCTCTTTCGCTATATGGTTACTCTCTCAATCTACGATCTAATTTTGATTCGGATTTTACGTTTCGATCGAAGGTTTGGTTgttttagtttagggtttaggtttctcacaatttttagtttaatatttaaacgATTACAGTGAAGGATGCAACGAGAAAGTAACTGTTAAGTATAAATATATGCACAAGTGCAACCTCGACGCCAAAATCGGTAAATCTAATCTCTTTCGTTTTCCTCGCGTTTGCGTTTCTCATCGATCGTCTCTTTaatcgctttttttttttattgcgtCTCTAATGAATCAGGAACTGAGGCTAAGAAGAAACCTCCTACCgccttttattttttcatgtaAATATTCTATCTTTTGATCACTTTTGTCTTCTCcttttataatgaaaaaaaagctgatttatttttttttcttttcggctTTTGCAGGAATGATTTCCGCGAAACTTACGAAGAAGAGAATCGATATGTTAACCTTAAGGATGTAAGACTGTACAACCCGAGCTTGTTGCATTCACTGGTTTTACAACATGACTATGCTGTTTTAGGTTCCAAAGCTTGGTGGTGAAATGTGGAAGTCTTTCCCTGAGGACGTGAGTCCTTTTTCCTGAGGAGTTTCATGTTGCCTATTTGCTTATTTATTATCTTCTTactctctgtttttttgttccttGGTCCTTTTTTTAGGAGAAGAATGTTTATAGGGATAAAGCTGCTCAACTTATGGAAGAATATAACAAGTCGCTTGAGAGCGACGATGCTGATGATGTAGTATGTGTTTCTTTGCTTAAATGGTTTTGTCTTTCCTTATTTACATGGACTCTCGATTTCTAAGATGATGATATTGtgacttttttttcttggaGGAGGATGAGGAGAAGGAAGTTGATAACAAAGGAGATGCACCAAATGGTTGTCGAAACGGTAGAGGTAGAGGTAGAGGTAGAGGAAGACTTGTTCGGGGAGGTCGTGGTCGGTGAAGTGCGTTTGGCTAATAAGCATACATTGTCGATCAGGTCTTACCAAATACTTTTAATTCGGGCTGTTTCTATGCTTTTAATCAGAAGCTGTTTCAGTCTTCTCGTTTTATCTCGATGTATGATCTTTCATACCACTAAGTAACAGACTTtcataaatgatgatttctattttttttaaaaaggggGTAAAGAACAAGAATGGGAGATTTTTGATGACTACTAGAACTGGAAGTTATTGTTTGGTTTACTCTGTTCTGCTGGTTGAATCAAAgtgataataattttatttagattAAAACAGAATCACAGAGGTATAGAAGAAGTACAGATTAAAACAATAGGATAGGAAGTGAATAAGTAAAAAGACAAATAGAAGAtatcatctatttttttttgaagaaaatgcgTAAAGGGATGGGATTAAGATCAAAGTCAGCGGTTGGACTGGCCACTTCAAAACatgtgtttgttttcacttctCAGTCTTCATGCAAGGTGGTAACGGCTTGCCACACAAGCAAAGGTTGTGCAAATAAGCAGCTGCAGGAAAGATGTTGAATGGTCTTCCTTGTGGAATCAGTCCGCACAGTCTGTTAGCCCTGAAACTCGCATGTTTCACTGCCTTGATGTTCAACAAGCTATCTGGGATTCTTCCTGTAAGTGCATTGATCGAGAGGTCGAGCCAGTTCAGCTGGGCGAGCTGTCCTAAAGCTTGAGGTATGACTCCTGTGATGTGATTCCTTGAGATGTCTAGTCTCACAAGTTCAACAAGGTTTGATATTGAACTTGGGATTTGTCCGCCGATTTTGTTGCTCCCTATGTTGAGTACTTTGAGGTTCAAGCTCTCTGCGAAGTCAGGGATCCTCCCTGAGATTTGGTTGTTGGTGAGATGGATCTCTTCCAAGAACCGGCTTGTCTTGTTGTTTAAAAGGCTTGAAAGTGACCCTGCCACTAGATTTGAACTTAGATCAACGGAAGACACCCCTTCCGGCAACTTGAGCTTGGAGAGATCGAACCTGAGCTGGTTCTTTGAGAGCTTAAGTTTCTGAAGACTGGTCATGTTGGCGAGAAGAGCTGAAACATCACCTGTGAGAAAGTTTTCAGACAAGTCTAGCGAGATCACCTCGTGTGGTCTTGTTAGCTTCGGAAAGGTTCCTCTCAGTTTGCAACCAGCTAAGTTGATCTCCGTGAGTGGCTTGTCTCTGATCCAGCTTGGAACCGCTCCAAGATTAAGGTTGTTGTAGGAAAGATCTATCGACAGTAAAGAAGGAAATCCTCTGCCTACAACAACAGGCAGAGGATCAGAGAAATGGTTTCTGGAGAGATTGAGAGACCAGAGATTCTGCAGTCTTGTAATGGATGCTGGTATGTGACCAGTGAACTTGTTGCTGCTCAAGTCAAGGATAGAGAGCGACTGCAAATTGCTGATTCCGTCAGAGAGTGGCCCAGTCAGATCGTTTCGCTCCAACGACATGTCCTGAAGCTTCCCCAAGTTATAAACAGAAACTGGTATTCCCCCGGATAATCTGTTACTAGAGAGATGAAGAGTGGTTAGATCCCGAAACTGGCCTACGAAATCCGGGATTGGTCCAGACAACAAATTGAAGCTGAGATCAAGAATCTGAAGCTTGAGAAGGTTCTTGAACGCCACAGGGACTGGACCTGACAGAGAGTTTCGAGCCAAACTCATCGTAGAAAGGCTTCTCAAGCTCCCCAGACTCGCAGGGACAGCACCCGAGAAGCGGTTTCCAGCCAATGAAAGAGATTCCAGCATTGGAAGGTGGCCTAAGCCAGTAGGAACACTTCCGCGGAGAGAATTATCTTCGAGCGCGAGCTGGGTGAGACTAGTTAAGTTTGAGAAGCTGCTGGGAATCGAGCCGGTGATGAATTTGTTTCCACTAATGACCAAAACCAGGAGAGATCCGAGACTCCCCAGTGAAGGTGATAATGTGCCTTTCATGTAAAGAGTTGGTTCGGTCAAGGAGCTTTGCAGCACCAAGCTTGTGACTTTCCCTGTGGCTGGGTTGCATAGTACGCCTTCCCAGTCTCCATTGCAACAATCTTGGCCGACCCATGAAGACAGAACTCCGGTTGTGTCCTCGACGATGCTGGATTTGAAAGCGAGAAGTGCTGCTCTGTCTTGGCTTGAGCAGATTACTTGTGATGAGGAGTGAACAAGattatgaagaagagaagaaacaaacaagagATTCAAAACCCATCTCAGGTTTTGCATTTTGGGAAAATGGGTTTCCGATCAGCTTAACGCAAAAGTggttaaaaataaagatttgtgctCGGACAAAAGAAACTGACAGGAGTTAACTTTGACTTGAATttggataataaaaaaaaaaaaaaaactgttttattaTTGTTCCTTCGCTTAGACAAGAAGGTATAATGATccatccataaaaaaaaataaagaaagaaaaatgaatgagctgcaaaaagtattttcttttCACTTTAATCAAACAATTGTTGGATTAAGTCTGGTTGGATCTAGAAAAATGATCCACCTTTATTTATAGCCTTGGTGAAAAAgagtaaaatatttgtttttttgaaaatttaccaaaCAAGTCTTGAAGAGATTCACATGGAGAATTGTGACCGTTGGATGAATCACGAGGATCCTAGTTTCATTTCGAACGTTGGAGCGCAGATCAGTTTGAAAATTGTTTACACTCCTTTGTTTTTTACATTAGAagtattcttcttctttgtgtCCAAGCTCTCAAGAGGACATCATTAAATAAATTCATGTGAATTCGTGATATAGGCCACTGTTTGTCTCATGATAAAGTTATAATAAATCAACTATACagtataatttttcaaataatgCTGTTAAATCAGGATTATATACCATCGGTTGAACGTAAAGTATTTGATCTATATGTTTATGTTCGTAACCATGTCTTAATGATATTGATAAAACCCAACACATGAAGattccttttcaaaaaaaaaaaaaaaaaaacacatgaagATTCTTTTTGTCTGAAAGGGGAAATTAATAGACGATAACCAGATGACCATAGTTTAAATATCTTGTTATATATGTTGGTTGTAACTTGTAACAATCAATTCctattcttattttatatttgttaagaaaataaatgagAATTGATTACCCATTGAACACCAAACTTTTTTTAGCACTTGAGGATATAACTCTTTGATCGTTGAATATTCATAGCGATGTTACTTCTGCCAACCTGTTGATTTGTGATAAATGTACTTCATCACATCATAAGGCAATTTAAGATGGAAATTAGATATGGGTCGCTGAACTTACAAgtcaaaattattttgaatagtTATAGCTTATAGGCAATACTAGTTTTGGCAGCTCGTTGAATTGATATACATCTACTTTTATATGACAAATGAAGATGGAAATTAAAACATTAGATGTGGGTCGTCCAAACTTTAATATCAAAACCATCATTAAAGTAACACAAATCTCCACTACAATAACAGTTTCGGTCGAagctacaaaatttatttttgtaacgaCAATAACACAACTCCCAATCCCATCCATTATGTGGTCACCAGAGGCAGCTTTTCATTCACCAATAAAAATGCTAGAAAGTAATAACTCACTGTAAATCATTCAATAACAACTTGCTACATTATTGTTAATCTTTACTTACtttcaaatatgaaaatttacTCTATTCAAATCCTGTTACATATGATATTAGTATTATCCGTGATCAGTCAGTCTACTAGGGTTAACTTTTAACCAAAAATATGAATTCTTAATCATttggtgtatatatatactgtttttatattcttaaataatattacatCATCAGTTTCGTCAAGGCGAGAGTAATACTAAATATGATTCTGTCGATAGCGAATCTAGAGAACACAAGCAAAATGGAAATAtatgaatttaatattttgagaaTTTGATTTTGAACTTTATTTGCTGTTCTTCGCTGTGTAAGGCTTTTGAgttcatattgtttttaattatctCTCTCTCAAGTGTATTTCAAAAGCGTCAATTGCGGCTTGATAACGGTCCGTGTAGGACATTACCAAgcattatataaatatacacacattaaaataatttgttgtgattaatttgaaaagaaaaactattCATAACCTGCCGCATAGACATCGTAATCAACAACACAACATGTAAGTACGACAGTATGAGCCTCAAATGTGGTGGACGCCCACTGTTTTACATACTGCATGGACGTAACTAGGAACGGTTCGCTCTGATTAGGAGTTGATAAACCGGGTTTAGGAAACCGGTTCCAAGTTCTCTAAATCATTCAATTCCACATAATGAAATGGTTAAAGTTATATAAATGGTGTACTGGGATAGTGGTTTCGGCgcaaaaaatagttttgttgTGCGTCTAATTCAATTTTAGTTGGGAGGAATAATTTACGTTATATCATACTAGTTATTTATTAGTAACGGTtggtttcagattttgaaaaaaattaaagaaactttttcttaattaataaaaatggttaaaataatattatttgaattgAAAAATGTTTCGTCTTATAAAATGGATAAACATTTCGTACTAACCCAAAATAATTAACGTTCAGAAAggtattagggatatatatCTCACATAGAGAATTATAATGGaccttaagtaatatataaagagttatgatcaattcatcaccaattgattttaagttggaaACTCATAAcaaacccgaatctaacagGATATCAAAGCCAGATTCCTAAATACCCTAAACTCCTAATTAATATTAACCATTCCGATCAGATATAAAGATCGTATTAAACTCGCTCAACCGAGTATAAATATCCTAAAGTTCCGAGATTTCTGACCGATAAAAACCATTATCTCGAGGAGGATTATTAGGGATATATATCTCACATCGAAAATTCTAAAGGaacttaagtaatatataaagagttAGAATCAATCCACTGATCACCGATTAGTTTTACGCTAGAAGCCCCCGTGAATCGTGATAAACAACAAAAGGTGTTCGGAATTTTGAAACGCAGAGTAAAGTGTATGGACTTTGACAGCTAGAATCGACCATAGTGGGAGTCGTTACTCGTTAATAAGCCGAAAGGgttgacaacaacaaaaaaaaaagaaatcaaattggTGTGTTTCTgggttttatattaaaaagtgtCTTGACCCTACTTCATGCTCGTTTGACAGCCTAAGCAAAGATTTAGAATCATTGTACTTCTGTTTCGCAGTTGTTTCTTGTTGATGAAATTgaacttttctctcttttttcggGGGGCCCTTTGGAAAATTAACAAGAGAAATtgaatctttctttcttctgcCCACCAAGAACCAAAAAGTTACCACAGAAACAAAAGAGCAGAGCTTTCGAACTCAAGCCCAATAGATCATAAAGCCCATATAATGATAATCTGGGCCATGTATAGATTCCATTTCATTTTTGCGGGATCTGATTCTCGTCGGCGGCTAACTTGGGAGGTTTTTGCTCAGACGGAGGAGAAAGGGAGAGATGGGTCAAGCTCAGAGTAACGACAACTCTGCCTCATCCACAACGCCGACGAGTAATACTCCTCCTCCTTCCACGAATCCGCCGCGGGATTCTGATGGCGATGATACTTCGATGGGGTCTCTCCTTGCAGGTTCGGCTTTCTATATCTCCATCGAAATGAATGTCTATATATTAGCTGAAAAGTCAATTATTTTTGTGAATTGTTTTAGTCTATGCTTTTGATTACCATTGAAATTGCCTTATTCTCAGTTTCTGTTCTTGTTTTAGCTCTCTGAGTACCATTTATAAGCTCTCTGAGTACCATTTATAAGCTCTTTGTAGTTTTTGTGTTCTTCTCTGAGTGATATTTGACATCCTTGTCCTCTCCATTAATATTACAGAAGCTGCAGCATTTGGTGAAGGTGACAATGAGAACGAGGTTAATCCTCCTACTCTCTCTTACTCTGTTTATTCGCAAGCTCTTTTCTGAGTTTTTTCTGACAAAGCACCAATTCCCATCAGTCGCTTGAAGCCAAGGCACAGAAAGCTCTCGATTGTCCTTGCATAGCTGATCTCCGCAATGGATCTTGCGGGTCTCAGTTCACTGAAGCGTTCCGTTGCTTTCTCATCAGCACTGCTGAAGAAAAGGTAAACCTTGCTACTAGATTGTTTAGGCTGATGGAACCAAGTGCTGACAAAACATTTGTTTGTTGCAGGGATCAGACTGTGTGCATCCATTCGTGGCCTTGCAAAAATGTGTCAAAGCCAACCCAAACGCATTCTCTAAAGAGGTTCTAGAGGACGAGAAAGAGACCGAGAGAAAGGAAGAGCAGCAGCAGCCTGTGCAGCAAGACCATAGAATCATCCCTCCTCTCTGGGCAAAGGACCCTCCTCGCAGTGGCAAATCCAAGCTTTAGAACCTCAACAACAGCACAAGAAGcttattctttctctcttcttttgattcttcttctcttacGAACAACAAAACTGAAGAAAGTAAAAGAATACATTGTGTGGCCGtttggtttttactttttagtttaCATTCTCATGTATGATCATCCAAAACGAATCGCTTATTCGGAAGCTCAACCGTTTGGTTTAATTCACAGAGCAACGTTTAGTTCAGtgcaatgattttttttttttttggtcaactatGACTAACCGGTTTAATTCGGTTTGATTTGAGATATTTAATTCATTCCAGTTTTGGATAAAAAGAACTGCAAAGCGTGCGTGGGTGATGAAGAATATCTCTCACAGTGCTCAATAGATACAGTTGCGTGACTCGCGAATCTGCGAAGCTTGCACTCAAAGGATAGGAAGAGAGAGGAGTTATCTGAGAGGCGTTCTAGGGTTACGATTCTGATCCGATTGATTGTGCGATGGAAGAAGACGGCGGCGATGCGAAAGTGGGAATGCTGGAGAGCTTCATGAGAAACCAGCAGAACTCTTTGAAATCCCTATTCCACCGCAAGAAATCCTCCGCCGGCCGTGACGGAGATGGTTCTCCGTCGCCTATCGCTTCCCCGAAACCTATCCCTCAGCTCTCGCTTCTCGCCAATTCCGTCGTCTCCCGCTGTTCAATGTACTTTCTCGAACACATTCCATATGATCTCCTAATTAGGTTTATACCGGCGATTGCATCTTCTAATTGATTGATTTAGGATTTGTTTTCGTGTTGCCGATTGTTCAGTATCCTCAAGATTCCAACGCAAGATTTGCAGCACCGATTTGATGTAGAGTTGCCTGAGAGTGTTAAGCAGCTCTTGACGTACGCGAGGAACTTTCTCGAGTTCTGCTCGTTTCAGGCTCTACATCAAGTAATGAAGCAGCCTAGTTACTTAAGTGATCAAGAGTTTCGTCAGCTCATGTTTGATATGATGCTTGCTTGGGAGACTCCCAGTGTCACTAGTGAGAATGAGAGCAAAGTGAGAACTCTATCTTGTTGATTTTTTAACTTATTTGGAACGATGATGCTTTATATCTTATTTTCCAATTTTAGGATGCAGTGTCTCCCTCCACGCAAGACTCTGAGGATGAGGACGGGTGGTCTCTGTTCTATTCAAGTCCCACATCTATGGCAATGCAGGTTAT includes:
- the LOC106444262 gene encoding mitochondrial intermembrane space import and assembly protein 40 homolog — translated: MGQAQSNDNSASSTTPTSNTPPPSTNPPRDSDGDDTSMGSLLAEAAAFGEGDNENESLEAKAQKALDCPCIADLRNGSCGSQFTEAFRCFLISTAEEKGSDCVHPFVALQKCVKANPNAFSKEVLEDEKETERKEEQQQPVQQDHRIIPPLWAKDPPRSGKSKL
- the LOC106439881 gene encoding high mobility group B protein 7 isoform X2, translating into MQNERWIRSTANKKRKSREYISATKQVSFLKLSHRFDSSERFVILTSDRDKKEMTNSNNTLLRPKFVSSFAICEGCNEKVTVKYKYMHKCNLDAKIGTEAKKKPPTAFYFFMNDFRETYEEENRYVNLKDVPKLGGEMWKSFPEDEKNVYRDKAAQLMEEYNKSLESDDADDVDEEKEVDNKGDAPNGCRNGRGRGRGRGRLVRGGRGR
- the LOC106439881 gene encoding high mobility group B protein 7 isoform X1; this translates as MTNSNNTLLRPKFVSSFAICEGCNEKVTVKYKYMHKCNLDAKIGTEAKKKPPTAFYFFMNDFRETYEEENRYVNLKDVPKLGGEMWKSFPEDEKNVYRDKAAQLMEEYNKSLESDDADDVEDEEKEVDNKGDAPNGCRNGRGRGRGRGRLVRGGRGR
- the LOC106439879 gene encoding DNA damage-repair/toleration protein DRT100-like — protein: MQNLRWVLNLLFVSSLLHNLVHSSSQVICSSQDRAALLAFKSSIVEDTTGVLSSWVGQDCCNGDWEGVLCNPATGKVTSLVLQSSLTEPTLYMKGTLSPSLGSLGSLLVLVISGNKFITGSIPSSFSNLTSLTQLALEDNSLRGSVPTGLGHLPMLESLSLAGNRFSGAVPASLGSLRSLSTMSLARNSLSGPVPVAFKNLLKLQILDLSFNLLSGPIPDFVGQFRDLTTLHLSSNRLSGGIPVSVYNLGKLQDMSLERNDLTGPLSDGISNLQSLSILDLSSNKFTGHIPASITRLQNLWSLNLSRNHFSDPLPVVVGRGFPSLLSIDLSYNNLNLGAVPSWIRDKPLTEINLAGCKLRGTFPKLTRPHEVISLDLSENFLTGDVSALLANMTSLQKLKLSKNQLRFDLSKLKLPEGVSSVDLSSNLVAGSLSSLLNNKTSRFLEEIHLTNNQISGRIPDFAESLNLKVLNIGSNKIGGQIPSSISNLVELVRLDISRNHITGVIPQALGQLAQLNWLDLSINALTGRIPDSLLNIKAVKHASFRANRLCGLIPQGRPFNIFPAAAYLHNLCLCGKPLPPCMKTEK